A window of Piliocolobus tephrosceles isolate RC106 chromosome 13, ASM277652v3, whole genome shotgun sequence contains these coding sequences:
- the LRRN4CL gene encoding LRRN4 C-terminal-like protein — translation MLGSPCLLWLLAVIFLVPRAQPLDPQDFEEEEEDETETAWPPLPAVPCDYDHCRHLQVPCKELQRAGPAACLCPGLSSPAQPPDPPRMGEVSIVAEEGRAVVHWCAPFSPVLHYWLLLWDGSEAAQKGPQLNATVRRAELKGLKPGGVYVVCVVAANQAGASRVPEAGREGLEGADIPAFGPCSRFTVPPNPRTLVHAAVGVGTALALLSCAALVWHFCLRDRWGCPRRAVARAAGAL, via the coding sequence ATGCTGGGCTCTCCCTGCCTTCTGTGGCTCCTGGCCGTGATCTTCTTGGTTCCCAGAGCTCAGCCCTTGGACCCTCAAGActttgaagaagaggaagaagatgagaCTGAGACGGCGTGGCCGCCTTTGCCGGCTGTCCCCTGCGACTACGACCACTGCCGACACCTGCAGGTGCCCTGCAAGGAGCTACAGAGGGCCGGGCCGGCGGCCTGCCTGTGCCCAGGACtctccagccctgcccagccGCCCGACCCGCCGCGCATGGGAGAAGTGAGCATTGTGGCCGAAGAGGGCCGCGCAGTGGTCCACTGGTGTGCCCCCTTCTCCCCCGTCCTCCACTACTGGCTGCTGCTTTGGGACGGCAGCGAGGCTGCGCAGAAGGGGCCCCAGCTGAACGCTACGGTCCGCAGAGCCGAACTgaaggggctgaagccagggggCGTTTATGTCGTTTGTGTGGTGGCCGCTAACCAGGCTGGAGCAAGCCGCGTGCCCGAGGCTGGAAGAGAGGGCCTCGAGGGGGCTGACATCCCTGCCTTCGGGCCTTGCAGCCGCTTTACGGTGCCGCCCAACCCCCGCACTCTGGTCCACGCCGCCGTCGGGGTGGGCACGGCCCTGGCCCTGCTGAGCTGTGCCGCCCTGGTGTGGCACTTCTGCCTACGCGATCGCTGGGGCTGCCCGCGCCGAGCCGTCGCCCGAGCCGCAGGGGCGCTCTGA